The nucleotide sequence CAATGTCCAGTTCATTTTTTACGTATTCGGACATATCAACGACTTTTTTATTTAAAAACCCTTCGATTCCGTTTCTCATACCATATATTTTTTCTACTCCCGCATCCTTTGCGGCTTTAAATACACCAACCAAACTTGAATTAATAACAGAGGTCGGACCCCCGGACTGACCTACAACAACATTGCCTTTTACCAAAGTGATTATCCCCTTTCGACTAATTAATAACTTAAACCCTAAATTTTTTCAATATTATATAAAATACCCTCTCTATTTTATAATTTAAACATCAAAAACATTTAGGAGATAATAAATAAAAATATTTAACATATTAAATAAATAATATAAAATTTATACAAATTATTATAGCAGATAAGCGCCTGATTTTCAATGTCATAATGGTAAAATTTTTCGCAGCAAAATTGGTAAAAAACACAAGAAACCTTTGTTTTTTTATTTAAAGTATATTTTAAGATATAAGTGGGAAATATATAATTGGGTCAATAGGCATTTTTTTATTTTCAATAACAACCGCAACAAATTTTAGAATAACGCCGCAGACAAAATACTAAGAATATAAGTATTTAAGGAGCTGAAGCTTTATGAAAGAATTTGAAAAAAGAAAAAAGCTTAAAGATATAGAAGGAAAGTTTAACCTCGGAAACGCCTGCAGCAGCGGTGACTGCACCGGTCTTATCCAGGTTGAGCCTATAACCGACGCAGAACTTGAGTCGTATTATGAAATTTATAATTTCGGCCCGCCTGATATATCTGAATAAAAGTTTAACTGTTTCCGGTAACCGTGATTAGGTTTATGCAGGCAGAACAAAAAATGAACAACACCATTAAAAACTGTAATTAAAACGGTCAGCAAAAAAACGGCCCCCTTATGGCAGAACAAAAACTACCATAAGGGGGTTTTAACAGTTATTTTATAATCTTTTTGTTATCTCATACTGTATACGTTCAGCAAATTCCTGAAAGGTCATACTTTCCGTTTGGTCTGTTGCTCTGTCCCTGACCGAAACGGTTTTATTTTCTGCTTCTCTTCCGCCGATAATCAGCATATACGGAACCCTGTCTATCTGCCTTGCCTCTCGTATCATATACCCTATTTTTTCGTTTCTGGAATCCAATTCACAGCGTATTCCAAGTTCCGACAGCTTCTGATATACTTTTTCAGCATATTCCAAATTTTTGTCAGATACCGCTAACACCTTTACCTGCACCGGAGCAAGCCAAACCGGGAATTTCCCCGCATAATGCTCTGTTAAAATACCTATAAAGCGTTCTATAGAGCCGAAACACACCCTGTGTATCATAACCGGACGCTGTTTTGACCCATTCTCATCTATATACTCAAGCTGAAAATTCAGCGGCATTTGAAAATCAAGCTGTATGGTTCCGCACTGCCATGTACGCCCTAAGCTGTCTTCCAAATGAAAATCTATTTTAGGGCCGTAAAACGCTCCGTCTCCCTCATTAACCTCATACGGCAGCCCTTTGCTCTCAAGCGCTGTTATAAGCGCATTTGTTGCGTTCTCCCAGTCCTCGTCGCTTCCCATGCTGTCATCCGGCCTTGTTGATAGTTCTACAGTATACTTAAACCCAAACTTTGTATAAACCTCGCTTATTAGGTCAATAACGCTGACAATCTCATCCTTAATCTGTTCTTTCTTCATAAAAATATGCGCGTCGTCCTGAGTGAAACAGCGAACCCGGAAAAGACCATGAAGCGCGCCGCGCATTTCATGGCGGTGAACTAACCCAAGTTCGCCCAATCTAATCGGAAGTTCGCGATAGCTGTGAGGTCTGCTTTTATAAACCAAAACGCCGCCCGGACAGTTCATTGGTTTGACGCAATAATCCTCACCGTCAATCCGCGTCGTATACATATTATCCTTATAATGCTCCCAGTGACCGCTGGTTTCCCACAAACTTCTGCTCATAATCATAGGGGTCGAAACTTCTGAATAACTGCTCCTGTTATGAATTTCGTGCCAGTACTCTATTAAAGCGTTTTTTAACTCCATACCTTTTGGAAGAAAGAACGGAAATCCAGGCCCCTCGTCACTGAACATAAACAGCTCCATTTCTTTGCCGATTTTTCTGTGGTCACGCCTCTCCGCTTCCTCACGCAGTTTCAAATATTCCTCCAGTTCGGCCTGATTTTTAAAAGCTATTCCATTTATTCGGGTCAGCATCCTGTTATTCTTATCACCGCGCCAATACGCCCCTGACTGCTGTGTTATTTTAAAAGCTTTTAAAGCCTTTGTATAGCAGAGGTGGGGACCC is from Monoglobus pectinilyticus and encodes:
- the thrS gene encoding threonine--tRNA ligase, producing MKIIERDGTVKECEPEQELHVLRHTAAHVMAQAIKRLYPEADFAFGPATERGFYYDVDLGDTKLTDEDLLKIEDEMRRIVKENLPIKPFILSWEEAAELLKERNEKYKLEHIDDLSEDAVISFYQQGEYIDMCVGPHLCYTKALKAFKITQQSGAYWRGDKNNRMLTRINGIAFKNQAELEEYLKLREEAERRDHRKIGKEMELFMFSDEGPGFPFFLPKGMELKNALIEYWHEIHNRSSYSEVSTPMIMSRSLWETSGHWEHYKDNMYTTRIDGEDYCVKPMNCPGGVLVYKSRPHSYRELPIRLGELGLVHRHEMRGALHGLFRVRCFTQDDAHIFMKKEQIKDEIVSVIDLISEVYTKFGFKYTVELSTRPDDSMGSDEDWENATNALITALESKGLPYEVNEGDGAFYGPKIDFHLEDSLGRTWQCGTIQLDFQMPLNFQLEYIDENGSKQRPVMIHRVCFGSIERFIGILTEHYAGKFPVWLAPVQVKVLAVSDKNLEYAEKVYQKLSELGIRCELDSRNEKIGYMIREARQIDRVPYMLIIGGREAENKTVSVRDRATDQTESMTFQEFAERIQYEITKRL